A window from Patescibacteria group bacterium encodes these proteins:
- a CDS encoding sugar transferase encodes MLKKSELIFSVILVPLDFLMLILAALAAYFLRFETFAALRPIIYEMPFGNFLNIAALTGFLWLAIFALSGLYTIGGTRRILDELAKIFLACSAGLAVIIVLIFFNRDLFSSRFIILAAWIFAIIFVSFGRLATRFIQRAFFRRGIGVHRVVIVGEDKAADILVNEFYKNSGLGLKVIKRYKKFDDEAARELEEIYRAVGVDEIIQAQGGASREETMNLIDFCNEHHIVFKYSADIFSVQAAKIDIRDYAGVPVAEIKRTRLEGWGRIYKRIFDIIGSLILMILFSPIMILTAIAIKLDSRGPIFWSKLDDGTPVERVGQNGTPFHYFKFRSMKPHTHNLRYTALAEQDFRKGPLVKIKDDPRITRVGKFIRRFSIDELPEFFLVLTGKMSLAGPRPHLPEEVARYKKHHKKVLIVKPGITGLAQISGRADLDFEEEVKIDVYYIENWSLKLDLYILFKTPLVVLFGKGSA; translated from the coding sequence ATGCTCAAAAAATCAGAACTTATTTTTTCCGTCATCTTGGTTCCTCTGGATTTTTTAATGCTCATCTTGGCAGCTCTGGCTGCTTATTTTTTAAGATTTGAAACATTTGCCGCTCTGCGACCGATTATTTATGAAATGCCTTTTGGTAATTTTTTAAATATCGCGGCGCTCACAGGTTTTCTTTGGCTTGCTATTTTTGCCCTCTCTGGACTTTACACGATTGGCGGAACGAGGCGAATTTTAGACGAACTCGCCAAAATTTTTTTAGCGTGTTCTGCCGGTTTAGCTGTCATAATTGTTTTGATTTTTTTCAATCGTGATTTATTTTCTTCCCGCTTTATAATTCTTGCTGCCTGGATCTTTGCCATTATTTTTGTGAGTTTTGGCCGGTTAGCCACGCGCTTTATTCAACGGGCGTTTTTTCGTCGAGGTATTGGCGTTCATCGAGTTGTGATTGTCGGTGAAGATAAAGCGGCTGATATTTTAGTTAATGAATTTTATAAAAATTCAGGGCTTGGCTTAAAGGTTATTAAAAGATACAAGAAATTTGATGACGAAGCGGCGAGGGAGCTTGAAGAAATTTATCGGGCTGTCGGAGTTGACGAAATAATTCAGGCGCAAGGAGGAGCGAGTCGGGAGGAGACGATGAATCTTATTGATTTCTGCAACGAGCATCACATAGTTTTTAAGTATTCGGCTGATATTTTTTCCGTACAAGCAGCTAAAATTGATATCCGTGATTATGCCGGTGTGCCGGTTGCGGAAATTAAAAGAACTCGCCTTGAAGGTTGGGGGAGAATTTATAAAAGAATTTTTGATATTATTGGTTCGTTGATTTTGATGATTCTTTTTTCGCCGATCATGATTTTAACGGCTATTGCCATTAAGCTAGATTCTCGCGGTCCGATTTTTTGGAGCAAACTGGATGATGGAACGCCCGTAGAGAGAGTCGGCCAGAATGGCACCCCCTTTCATTACTTTAAATTTCGATCCATGAAGCCGCACACCCATAATTTGCGCTACACAGCGCTGGCCGAGCAGGATTTTAGAAAAGGGCCGCTTGTTAAAATTAAAGATGATCCGCGAATCACGCGCGTGGGAAAATTTATCCGACGTTTCAGTATTGATGAGTTGCCAGAGTTTTTTTTAGTGTTGACTGGAAAAATGAGTTTGGCTGGTCCGCGGCCGCATTTGCCCGAAGAGGTTGCTAGGTATAAAAAACACCACAAAAAAGTTTTAATTGTTAAGCCGGGCATCACGGGTCTTGCTCAAATTTCCGGTCGGGCCGATCTTGATTTTGAAGAAGAAGTTAAAATTGATGTATATTATATTGAAAATTGGTCGCTAAAACTCGATTTGTATATTTTGTTTAAAACCCCTTTAGTTGTTTTATTCGGCAAGGGGAGTGCCTAG
- a CDS encoding glycosyltransferase — protein MKVALIHDHLTQDGGAERVLRVFREIFPEAPVYTLVYDKKKMGAEFDGKNIRTSFIQKIPGGVKKFKWFLPLMPLATEKHELDSYDVVLSNSSALSKGVITRPDALHICYCHTPTRYLWTDTHLYIKELSHGSLVKKAVSLMLPKLRMWDRMAAERVDKFVANSKTVQKRISKYYGRESEVIYPPVDVSEFKISEAQKRYYLAGGRLVPYKRFDLVVQAFNKLGIPLKIFGEGPELQKLKEMAKANIEFLGKVTDEEKKELYGKCIAFIHPQEEDFGLMVIEAMASGRPVIAYPKGGATETVAAGKTGTFFPDQSWESLAHTIIRFNPEEYRPEEIRGHAAQFDTTTFKDKIKSYIENSWQEFQSK, from the coding sequence ATGAAAGTCGCTTTGATTCATGATCATCTGACGCAAGATGGAGGGGCGGAAAGGGTGCTTAGGGTTTTTCGGGAAATTTTTCCAGAAGCTCCGGTTTATACCCTGGTTTATGATAAGAAAAAAATGGGAGCGGAGTTTGACGGAAAAAATATCAGAACATCTTTTATTCAAAAAATTCCCGGGGGAGTAAAAAAATTTAAATGGTTTTTGCCCCTGATGCCACTGGCTACGGAAAAACACGAATTGGACAGCTACGATGTGGTTCTTTCAAATTCCAGCGCGCTTTCAAAGGGCGTGATTACGCGCCCGGATGCCCTGCACATTTGTTATTGCCATACGCCGACAAGATATCTTTGGACCGATACGCATCTTTATATCAAAGAATTGTCACATGGATCGCTCGTGAAAAAGGCCGTGTCGTTAATGCTTCCGAAACTTAGAATGTGGGATCGGATGGCGGCCGAGAGAGTTGATAAATTTGTCGCCAATTCCAAAACCGTCCAGAAAAGAATTTCCAAATATTACGGCCGGGAAAGCGAGGTAATTTATCCGCCGGTTGATGTTTCAGAATTTAAAATTTCTGAGGCGCAAAAAAGATATTATTTAGCCGGCGGGAGATTGGTGCCATATAAAAGATTCGATTTGGTTGTGCAGGCTTTTAACAAACTCGGCATTCCTTTAAAAATTTTTGGCGAAGGTCCGGAATTGCAAAAATTAAAAGAAATGGCCAAGGCTAATATTGAATTTTTAGGAAAGGTAACTGATGAAGAGAAAAAAGAGTTGTATGGAAAATGCATCGCCTTTATTCATCCGCAGGAAGAAGATTTTGGTTTAATGGTAATTGAAGCTATGGCTTCTGGTCGGCCGGTTATTGCCTATCCTAAAGGCGGAGCGACGGAAACGGTGGCCGCGGGGAAAACGGGAACTTTTTTCCCGGATCAAAGCTGGGAATCGCTCGCGCATACGATTATTAGATTTAATCCAGAAGAATATAGACCGGAGGAAATTCGGGGGCACGCGGCGCAATTTGATACAACAACCTTTAAGGATAAAATAAAAAGCTACATAGAAAATAGTTGGCAAGAATTTCAGAGTAAATAA
- a CDS encoding glycosyltransferase family 1 protein, with protein MNVGIDVRSLLEKERSGVGEYTYELLNAIFNIDKENQYYLFYNSFKKVGDNFLAEWKKHQNVHFCGFGWPNKLLNFCFKFLKRPRVDKTILPKGKIDLFFIPNLNFIALSSGLRKIITVHDLSFEFFPKFFSWKRQLWHWFINPRKLISGADKIIAVSENTKRDLINFYKIPAEKIKIIYSGVACRENVLDIDEVNKKYNLPDNFILFLGTLEPRKNIDGLVRAFEILKSYQPIGLSAYQLVIVGPRGWLYKKILARAEKSPARDDIKFINYISPEEKFSFYKLAKLFVYPSFYEGFGFPPLEATRAGTPAIVSSVSSLPEVIGEAALMVDPNNPAELAKVMAECLTDENLRATLIEKGKAQAEKFSWTNAAREFLSLINQ; from the coding sequence ATGAATGTCGGCATTGACGTAAGATCATTACTTGAAAAAGAGCGGAGTGGCGTTGGGGAGTATACGTATGAACTCTTGAACGCCATTTTTAATATTGATAAAGAAAATCAATATTATCTTTTTTATAATTCCTTTAAAAAAGTTGGAGATAATTTTTTGGCAGAGTGGAAAAAACATCAGAATGTTCATTTTTGTGGATTTGGTTGGCCGAACAAATTATTGAATTTTTGTTTTAAATTTTTGAAGCGGCCCAGGGTTGATAAGACAATATTGCCAAAAGGTAAAATTGATTTATTTTTTATTCCAAATCTAAATTTTATTGCTCTATCGTCTGGCCTCCGAAAAATAATCACGGTTCACGATTTATCTTTTGAATTTTTTCCGAAATTTTTTTCTTGGAAGCGGCAATTATGGCATTGGTTTATAAATCCGCGCAAATTAATCAGCGGCGCAGATAAAATTATCGCCGTTTCGGAAAATACAAAAAGAGATTTGATTAATTTTTATAAAATTCCCGCGGAAAAAATAAAAATAATCTATTCCGGCGTCGCCTGCCGTGAAAATGTTTTAGATATTGACGAAGTTAATAAAAAATATAATTTGCCAGATAATTTTATTTTATTTTTGGGGACGCTTGAACCAAGAAAAAATATTGATGGTCTGGTCCGCGCGTTTGAAATTTTAAAATCTTATCAGCCTATTGGCTTATCTGCTTATCAGCTGGTAATTGTCGGTCCGCGGGGGTGGCTTTATAAAAAAATATTGGCCCGCGCGGAAAAAAGTCCGGCGCGCGATGATATCAAATTTATAAATTATATTTCTCCCGAAGAAAAATTTTCTTTTTATAAATTGGCCAAACTTTTTGTCTACCCGTCTTTCTATGAGGGATTTGGATTTCCTCCATTAGAAGCGACCCGAGCCGGAACGCCGGCAATTGTAAGTTCAGTTTCATCTTTGCCCGAGGTTATCGGCGAAGCGGCTTTGATGGTTGATCCAAATAATCCGGCCGAGCTGGCAAAAGTAATGGCTGAATGTTTGACCGATGAAAATCTACGCGCTACCTTGATTGAAAAAGGCAAAGCGCAAGCGGAAAAATTTAGCTGGACAAATGCCGCGAGGGAATTTTTGTCGCTAATTAATCAGTAA
- a CDS encoding glycosyltransferase family 1 protein yields the protein MKIGIDARFFGPVGKGLGRYVERLVENLEKLDPIRSFSKPMNSAGQQSEEKSNGGHTDKTSTSYGAGPQNEYIIFLRKENWDYYAPKFSNFKKVLADYPWYSLKEQIMMPLAIRREKLDLVHFPHFNIPIFCSTKFVATIHDLILLQFPTPRATTLGPLLYKIKYFGYRLVIGLGLRRAKKVITVSDCTKKELVKFFKINPGKIAVTYEACDGVEYGQLKMPERKHLVKFGITKPYLLYVGNAYPHKNLEGLIKIFPKLNLNCQLVLVGREDYFYKRMKGEIKGTPIEKNIIFTDFVSEAVLADLYRNARVYVFPSFVEGFGLPGLEAMSYGLPLAASNSSCLPEIYGDAAIYFNPKDEQDMIEKIKFVWTDEPTRKNLIKLGLEQVKKYSWKNLAEKTLQIYQNAGKN from the coding sequence ATGAAAATAGGTATTGATGCTCGTTTTTTTGGGCCGGTGGGTAAGGGTTTGGGAAGATATGTGGAGCGATTGGTAGAAAATCTGGAAAAACTTGACCCCATACGAAGTTTCAGTAAACCGATGAACTCGGCTGGGCAACAGTCAGAAGAGAAATCGAATGGTGGACACACTGACAAAACCTCTACTTCGTACGGGGCGGGTCCCCAAAATGAATACATAATTTTTTTGCGAAAAGAAAATTGGGATTATTACGCTCCCAAATTTTCCAATTTCAAAAAAGTTTTGGCCGACTATCCATGGTACAGTTTAAAAGAACAGATAATGATGCCACTCGCGATCCGGCGGGAAAAACTAGACCTTGTCCATTTTCCGCACTTTAACATTCCTATTTTTTGTTCGACAAAATTTGTCGCGACAATTCATGATTTGATTTTGCTTCAATTTCCAACTCCGCGGGCGACAACTCTCGGTCCGTTACTTTATAAAATAAAATATTTTGGTTATCGGCTCGTGATCGGTCTTGGCCTTCGGCGGGCAAAAAAAGTCATTACCGTTTCCGATTGCACAAAAAAAGAATTGGTAAAATTTTTTAAAATCAATCCGGGAAAAATCGCCGTCACCTACGAAGCTTGCGACGGCGTGGAGTATGGCCAGTTAAAGATGCCGGAGAGAAAACACCTAGTGAAATTTGGAATTACAAAACCGTATTTGCTTTACGTCGGCAACGCTTATCCGCATAAAAATTTAGAAGGACTGATAAAAATTTTTCCTAAATTAAATTTGAATTGCCAGTTAGTGCTTGTCGGCCGTGAGGATTATTTTTATAAAAGGATGAAAGGGGAAATTAAAGGAACGCCGATTGAAAAAAATATTATTTTTACAGATTTTGTTTCAGAGGCGGTTCTAGCCGATCTCTACCGCAACGCGCGAGTTTATGTTTTTCCGTCATTTGTGGAAGGATTTGGTCTACCTGGCCTTGAAGCTATGAGCTATGGTTTGCCGCTTGCGGCTTCAAATTCCTCCTGCCTTCCGGAAATTTATGGTGATGCCGCGATTTATTTTAATCCAAAAGACGAGCAAGACATGATAGAAAAAATAAAATTTGTTTGGACAGACGAGCCGACGCGGAAAAACCTTATAAAATTGGGCCTGGAACAGGTTAAAAAATATAGTTGGAAAAATTTAGCCGAAAAAACTTTACAAATTTACCAAAATGCCGGCAAGAATTAA
- a CDS encoding DUF4012 domain-containing protein: MKIAPNMGEHPSPHVLDLKKVVAKKSEAVKLPEESVRTAGFKAPVKRERINRLTFVRARIALTRNVRNFISFFLRGPQRLFKNLGLGILAVPRFFKFLSFAFADCKKLLSFGALAFLFILPLQTFSYYESLRETEKATLQTAEEAYANLSAGGVEIMSADFSGAADNFSQAARAFSRSGEEIGQVNSIVLNLLRAMPGEGEKLEAGEALLFAGEKLTLAGENILRSLANFPAAASDKKLTEKLKILRDHLSMVLPDVAAASDKVYAIKIQAVPEDKREVFQILQGKLPQLVSSMKNLISVSDLLIKFLGDEMDKRYLVIFQNPGEIRPTGGFIGSLALVDFDRGEIKNMEVPGGGSYDFQGSLKERIASPEPLQLIAARWQLQDANWFFDFPTSAQKIKWFYEKSGGPTIDGVIAVNADLIADLLAVVGPIEMPEYGKTLSKENFIEEIQKAVEIEYDKAENKPKKIIGDMAPKLIAKLISAGPKQFGEILSTLLRAQKEKNILLYSTFPEIEHEIKNFDWGGEVKSVPEKVDYLAVVNTNIGGQKTDRVIEQAVNLETNIVEGGYIKNKLTITRAHKGIKRELFTGVRNVDYLRVYVPLGSSLISATGFEAPPASLFEKPEGDYKIDIDLKNSERSSVDAPSGTSISSESGKTVFGNWVQVDPGETATVTLEYILPFRLSLSVLEKSWWDNFEEKFGQKKDSSEVYQLLVQKQSGVLSNFTSSLSFPCEWQLAWQSGNGVKVGAVSIESQSQLDSDRFYLFGFTLAD, from the coding sequence ATGAAAATAGCCCCGAACATGGGAGAACACCCGTCGCCGCATGTTTTAGATTTGAAAAAAGTAGTGGCGAAAAAAAGTGAGGCAGTAAAACTTCCGGAAGAGTCGGTAAGGACAGCGGGCTTTAAGGCTCCAGTCAAACGCGAGAGAATAAACAGGTTGACTTTTGTCCGCGCAAGAATTGCCCTTACGAGAAATGTTAGAAATTTTATCTCTTTTTTCCTCCGCGGTCCGCAGAGATTATTTAAAAATTTAGGGTTGGGGATTCTTGCTGTTCCCAGATTTTTTAAATTTTTAAGTTTTGCCTTCGCTGATTGTAAAAAATTATTAAGTTTTGGAGCGTTAGCTTTTCTTTTTATCCTGCCGCTCCAAACATTTTCTTATTACGAGTCGCTCCGAGAGACCGAAAAAGCAACTCTTCAGACGGCCGAAGAGGCTTACGCAAATTTATCGGCTGGCGGCGTGGAAATTATGAGTGCTGATTTTTCCGGCGCGGCGGATAATTTCAGCCAGGCCGCGCGCGCTTTTTCCCGTTCGGGCGAAGAAATTGGACAAGTTAATTCCATTGTTTTAAATCTTCTCCGAGCTATGCCAGGCGAGGGAGAAAAATTGGAAGCGGGCGAAGCGCTCCTTTTTGCTGGAGAAAAATTAACCTTGGCCGGGGAGAATATTCTTAGAAGTTTAGCTAATTTTCCCGCGGCGGCGAGCGATAAAAAATTAACAGAAAAGTTAAAAATTTTAAGAGATCATTTGTCAATGGTCCTGCCCGACGTGGCTGCAGCATCGGATAAGGTTTATGCCATAAAAATTCAGGCCGTGCCCGAGGACAAGCGGGAGGTTTTTCAAATCTTACAAGGAAAATTACCGCAGCTCGTTTCCAGTATGAAAAATTTAATTTCGGTTTCCGATTTACTGATAAAATTTTTGGGCGACGAAATGGACAAAAGATACTTAGTGATTTTCCAAAATCCCGGAGAAATACGGCCGACAGGCGGTTTTATTGGAAGTTTAGCTCTGGTTGATTTTGATCGAGGAGAAATAAAAAATATGGAAGTGCCGGGCGGAGGGTCTTACGATTTTCAAGGATCGCTAAAAGAGAGAATTGCCTCGCCTGAACCATTGCAACTTATCGCGGCCAGGTGGCAGCTTCAGGACGCGAACTGGTTTTTTGATTTTCCGACATCTGCGCAAAAAATAAAATGGTTTTATGAAAAAAGCGGTGGACCCACTATTGACGGAGTTATTGCCGTGAACGCAGATTTAATCGCAGATCTTTTAGCCGTTGTCGGTCCGATTGAAATGCCAGAATACGGTAAAACTCTAAGTAAAGAAAATTTCATTGAAGAAATTCAAAAAGCCGTGGAAATAGAATACGACAAGGCGGAGAATAAGCCGAAGAAAATCATTGGTGATATGGCCCCGAAATTGATAGCCAAATTAATTTCCGCCGGACCGAAACAGTTTGGTGAAATTTTATCAACACTTCTTCGCGCGCAGAAGGAAAAAAATATTTTGCTTTATTCTACTTTTCCGGAAATAGAACACGAAATTAAAAATTTTGATTGGGGCGGAGAAGTAAAATCCGTTCCGGAAAAGGTGGATTATCTGGCTGTGGTTAATACTAACATAGGCGGGCAAAAAACCGATCGGGTGATAGAACAGGCAGTAAATCTTGAAACGAATATCGTTGAAGGCGGCTATATTAAAAATAAGTTAACTATTACGAGAGCGCATAAAGGAATTAAAAGAGAATTGTTTACCGGCGTTAGGAATGTCGATTACCTAAGAGTTTATGTTCCTCTTGGCAGTTCCTTAATTTCAGCTACAGGATTTGAAGCTCCGCCGGCAAGCCTGTTTGAAAAACCGGAGGGTGATTATAAAATTGATATTGATTTAAAAAATAGCGAAAGATCTTCGGTCGACGCGCCGAGTGGAACATCAATTTCCAGCGAGTCCGGCAAAACAGTTTTTGGAAATTGGGTTCAAGTTGATCCGGGTGAGACGGCTACGGTTACCCTAGAATATATTTTACCTTTTAGACTTTCTTTGTCGGTTTTGGAGAAAAGTTGGTGGGATAATTTTGAAGAGAAATTTGGACAAAAAAAGGATTCGAGCGAAGTTTATCAACTGTTAGTTCAAAAACAATCGGGAGTATTATCAAATTTCACGAGTAGCTTAAGTTTTCCTTGCGAGTGGCAGTTGGCCTGGCAATCGGGAAACGGCGTGAAAGTTGGTGCGGTGTCAATAGAATCTCAGAGCCAATTGGATTCGGATAGATTTTATTTATTCGGTTTTACTTTAGCAGATTAG
- a CDS encoding peptidoglycan bridge formation glycyltransferase FemA/FemB family protein has translation MLEVKQIDDKIKWNDFLLNQPTQTGIFLQSAEWLDFQEINGHKIYRLGLVDEKNNLKAICGVLVKLLPFRKGYFYAPRGPVGEPEELIDKIKKTTQKDGAIFLKIEPLTEILLPPLLRVASVQPKQTLVLNLLKTNEELLSLMHEKTRYNIRLAEKKNLVLKTGALEDFWKLMEETTARDKFHAHPKKYYESMLKNINGDGKTEMRAELMVAYFENMPLAAAIVGYFGDTATYLHGASSHEYRSLMAPYFLHWEIIKEAKNLGYKFYDFWGIDEKKWPGVTRFKKGFGGFEISYPGTFDLPINNLWYKIYNLAKKILKPS, from the coding sequence ATGTTAGAAGTTAAACAAATCGACGATAAAATTAAATGGAATGATTTTTTATTAAACCAGCCGACTCAGACTGGGATTTTTTTACAGAGCGCCGAGTGGCTGGATTTTCAGGAGATAAATGGCCATAAAATTTACCGGCTCGGTTTAGTTGATGAAAAAAATAATCTTAAGGCGATCTGTGGCGTGCTTGTAAAATTACTGCCGTTCAGGAAAGGATATTTTTATGCTCCTCGAGGCCCGGTCGGCGAACCAGAAGAGCTAATCGACAAAATTAAAAAAACCACTCAAAAAGATGGAGCTATATTTTTAAAAATAGAACCGCTGACAGAAATCTTGCTACCACCACTACTGCGCGTCGCGTCCGTTCAACCAAAACAAACGCTCGTTTTAAATCTCCTAAAAACCAACGAAGAATTGCTTTCTCTAATGCACGAAAAAACTCGCTATAACATTCGTCTGGCAGAGAAAAAAAATCTGGTTTTAAAAACCGGGGCTCTGGAAGATTTTTGGAAATTGATGGAAGAAACTACTGCCCGTGATAAATTTCATGCACACCCCAAAAAATATTATGAATCCATGCTAAAAAATATAAACGGCGATGGGAAAACAGAAATGCGCGCGGAACTTATGGTCGCTTATTTTGAAAACATGCCACTCGCCGCCGCCATCGTCGGATATTTTGGCGACACGGCCACTTATCTTCACGGCGCCTCCTCACATGAGTATCGAAGTTTAATGGCCCCATATTTTCTGCACTGGGAAATTATTAAGGAAGCAAAAAATCTTGGTTATAAATTTTACGATTTTTGGGGAATTGATGAAAAAAAATGGCCGGGAGTCACTCGTTTTAAAAAAGGCTTTGGTGGTTTTGAAATTTCTTATCCCGGAACTTTTGATTTGCCAATTAATAATTTGTGGTATAAAATTTACAATCTTGCTAAAAAAATTTTAAAGCCCTCGTAG
- the ruvA gene encoding Holliday junction branch migration protein RuvA yields the protein MISYLKGKIIYKGGHFAIVETGGVGYQVFLPESHLLKYKSGEIIEVFTHEYAREDSRELYGFGTAEELRFFWQLIGISGVGPKLAHKLISAYKLEKLEKAVSEGDLGILGTIPGVGKKTAQKIILELKGRLVTGKTVSGDNEIVDALVRLGYSKNEAQEAVGKIGEEVEGAENKIKAALKNLGK from the coding sequence ATGATTTCCTATCTCAAAGGAAAAATCATTTATAAAGGTGGCCATTTCGCTATTGTGGAGACAGGCGGCGTCGGTTATCAAGTTTTTCTCCCGGAATCGCATCTTTTAAAATATAAATCCGGGGAAATTATTGAGGTCTTCACCCATGAATACGCACGCGAAGACAGCCGGGAACTTTACGGCTTTGGCACGGCCGAAGAATTAAGATTTTTCTGGCAATTAATTGGCATCTCTGGCGTTGGCCCAAAGCTGGCCCACAAACTTATCTCTGCTTATAAACTGGAAAAATTAGAAAAGGCTGTTTCCGAAGGCGATCTGGGTATTCTCGGAACTATTCCCGGCGTGGGCAAAAAAACCGCCCAAAAAATAATCCTGGAATTAAAAGGCAGGCTCGTAACCGGAAAAACCGTTTCGGGCGATAATGAAATTGTGGATGCCCTTGTCCGCCTTGGATATTCCAAAAATGAAGCACAGGAAGCGGTCGGAAAAATAGGTGAAGAAGTGGAAGGCGCGGAAAACAAAATTAAAGCGGCCCTAAAAAATCTGGGCAAATAA
- a CDS encoding NGG1p interacting factor NIF3, translating to MNLKQIFDLSIQMGINSDLRGKTAVLKMLKRKKEQYEKLNKEQKEEFDLEALTNPYLDSRIHFDSGKTPIKKILAGIDMEGDEIFLADRLGADLILAHHPRGKALTDLADVMHLQADVYAQYGVPINVAEAVQKSRIEEVARGVNPVNHYRPIDIARLLKISYINVHTPCDNLVANFLKKKITAAKPEYVGDILKLLKEIPEYKEAIKLGAGPRLFAGHPENHCGKVAVTEITGGTEPSAKIYEKLAQAGVGTIIGMHQSEEHKKEAEAAHINVIIAGHMSSDSLGMNLFLDELEKRGIQIIPCSGLIRIKRFKKKK from the coding sequence ATGAACCTAAAACAAATTTTCGATTTAAGCATACAGATGGGCATTAATTCCGACTTACGCGGAAAAACGGCGGTTTTGAAAATGTTAAAACGGAAAAAAGAACAGTACGAAAAATTAAATAAAGAACAAAAAGAAGAGTTTGATCTTGAAGCGCTGACTAATCCATATTTGGATAGCCGAATCCATTTTGACTCGGGAAAAACTCCAATTAAAAAAATCCTCGCCGGCATTGATATGGAAGGTGACGAAATTTTCTTAGCTGACCGGCTTGGCGCTGATTTAATTTTAGCCCATCACCCGCGAGGCAAAGCCCTTACGGACTTGGCGGACGTAATGCATTTGCAGGCGGATGTTTATGCCCAATATGGTGTGCCAATAAACGTCGCCGAGGCTGTACAAAAATCGCGAATTGAGGAAGTGGCTCGCGGCGTAAATCCTGTTAATCACTATCGTCCGATTGATATTGCCCGCCTTTTAAAAATCAGCTATATAAATGTCCATACACCTTGCGATAATTTGGTAGCCAATTTTCTAAAGAAAAAAATCACCGCGGCCAAACCGGAATATGTCGGCGACATTTTAAAATTATTAAAAGAAATTCCTGAATATAAAGAAGCAATAAAACTCGGCGCCGGACCGCGGCTCTTCGCCGGCCATCCGGAAAATCATTGTGGCAAAGTGGCGGTCACGGAAATCACTGGCGGAACTGAACCCTCAGCAAAAATTTATGAAAAGCTTGCTCAAGCCGGGGTTGGCACAATTATCGGCATGCACCAATCCGAAGAACATAAAAAGGAAGCCGAGGCGGCGCACATCAACGTTATCATCGCCGGACACATGTCATCCGATTCACTCGGTATGAATTTATTTTTAGATGAACTGGAAAAACGAGGAATTCAAATTATTCCATGCTCCGGATTAATTCGCATCAAAAGATTTAAAAAGAAAAAATAA